In Archangium violaceum, the following are encoded in one genomic region:
- a CDS encoding SRPBCC family protein, whose amino-acid sequence MLKKILLAFAALGGLVLLVGLVLPSKFRVERSTTINAPPEAVYAFVANVQRWQDWSSWNVKTYPGTRWVFGGTAVGVGAVRSWSGEDVGSGTLSLTEADPKTGVAYDTSVDRGRYLMHGRISLTAMESGTRVTWVDEGDIGGNPFAHYAVPFIKSKLGAHLEEGLANLKKQLESGPPLAVEAPPSPASTPPGEQVAAPSQPPASAQPPPSPLGEGAAPATGSTDGAQVISPDGSQVAAPGETAPTPSATTPPPGEQAPASPSEAAPLVEPAPAQPVPAGEAAVAPTSTPAPAADAGIAELKRAG is encoded by the coding sequence ATGCTCAAGAAGATCCTGCTCGCCTTCGCGGCCCTCGGGGGGCTCGTCCTCCTCGTGGGCCTCGTGCTGCCGTCGAAGTTCCGCGTCGAGCGCTCGACGACCATCAACGCTCCGCCCGAGGCGGTGTACGCCTTCGTGGCCAACGTCCAGCGCTGGCAGGACTGGTCCTCGTGGAACGTGAAGACGTACCCGGGTACCCGGTGGGTGTTCGGCGGGACGGCAGTGGGCGTCGGCGCCGTGCGCAGCTGGAGCGGCGAGGACGTGGGCAGCGGCACCCTCTCCCTCACCGAGGCGGATCCCAAGACGGGCGTGGCCTATGACACCTCGGTGGATCGCGGCAGGTACCTCATGCACGGCCGCATCTCCCTCACCGCCATGGAGTCCGGCACCCGGGTGACCTGGGTGGACGAGGGGGACATCGGTGGCAACCCGTTCGCGCACTACGCCGTTCCCTTCATCAAGTCGAAGCTCGGGGCGCACCTCGAGGAGGGCCTCGCCAACCTGAAGAAGCAGCTGGAGTCGGGCCCGCCCCTGGCGGTCGAGGCGCCGCCCTCGCCGGCTTCCACTCCTCCAGGGGAGCAGGTCGCGGCGCCCTCGCAGCCGCCCGCTTCCGCGCAGCCGCCTCCCTCCCCGCTCGGGGAGGGCGCCGCGCCGGCCACTGGCTCCACGGATGGGGCGCAGGTGATCTCCCCGGATGGCTCGCAGGTGGCCGCTCCGGGCGAGACGGCCCCCACGCCGTCGGCCACGACTCCTCCCCCGGGTGAGCAGGCCCCGGCCTCGCCGAGCGAGGCGGCTCCCCTGGTCGAGCCGGCTCCCGCGCAGCCCGTTCCCGCGGGTGAGGCCGCGGTGGCTCCCACCTCGACTCCGGCTCCGGCGGCGGACGCGGGCAT